The Pseudomonas protegens genome contains the following window.
AGCCGCAAGCCGCAAGCTTGAAGCCCCTCGCCCTAGGGGCTTGGAGCTTGTCGCTTGCAGCTTGCAGCTGCTTTTTAGATGTCCAGAAGCAGACGCGCCGGGTCTTCCAGCAGGTTCTTGATGGTTACCAAGAATGTCACAGCTTCTTTACCGTCGATCAGACGGTGATCGTAGGACAGCGCCAGGTACATCATCGGACGGATTACGACCTGACCGTTGATCGCCATAGGACGTTGCAGGATGTTGTGCATGCCCAGGATAGCGGCTTGCGGTGGGTTAACGATCGGGGTCGACATCATCGAGCCGAAAGTACCACCGTTGGTGATGGTGAAAGTACCACCGGTCATTTCTTCCATCGACAGCTTGCCGTCGCGAGCCTTCTTGCCGAAGGTGGCAATGCCGCCTTCGATTTCGGCCAGGCTCATCAGCTCGGCGTTACGCAGAACCGGAACCACCAGGCCACGGTCGCTGGACACCGCAACACCGATGTCGGCGTAGCCGTGGTAGACGATGTCGGAACCGTCGATCGAGGCGTTGACCGCAGGGAAGCGCTTCAGCGCTTCGGTAGCGGCCTTGACGAAGAACGACATGAAGCCCAGGCGCACGCCGTTGTGGGACTTCTCGAACAGGTCCTTGTACTTCGAACGCAGAGCCATGACTTCGGTCATGTCGACTTCGTTGAAGGTGGTCAGCATCGCCATGTTCGACTGGGCTTCAACCAGACGCTCGGCAACCTTGGCCCGCAGACGGGTCATGGGCACGCGCTTCTCGACGCGATCGCCGGCAGCGAACACCGGAGCAGCGGCAGCCGGGGCCGGAGCCTTGGCAGGCGCGGCGGCCGGAGCGGCTTTCTTGGCGGCAACGGCAGCCACTACGTCTTCCTTGGTCACACGACCGCCTTTGCCAGTACCGGCAACGGAGGCGATGTTGATGCCGTTTTCTTCAGCCAGCTTGCGCGCGGCCGGAGCGGCGATTGGATCGTCTTCGCCGTCAGCGGCAGCCGGGGCAGCAGCGGCAGCGGCCGGAGCGGCGGCGGCAGCAGGAGCAGCGGCAGCAGCGCCGCCTTCAACGATGGAGCCCAGAACTTCGTCGGACAGAACGGTGTCGCCTTCGTTCTTGACGATAGCGCCCAACACGCCGTCAGCGGTGGCCAGAACTTCCAGCACAACCTTGTCGGTCTCGATGTCGACGATCAGCTCGTCGCGCTTGACGGCTTCGCCCGGTTGCTTGTGCCAGGTGGCAACGGTGCCATCGGCAACCGATTCCGGGAAAGTGGGGGCTTTGATCTCGATAGCCATTATCTGTGGTTCCTTAAATTCGGTTTCAGGTGCGCGAAGGCGTTAAACAGTGAAGGCATCTTGCAGCAGTTTTTCCTGCTGCTCGGCGTGCATCGACGCGTAGCCACAAGCAGGCGCAGCAGAGGCGTCACGGCCGGCGTACTCGAGTACGAGCGACTTGTCGTGATTGCCTACGATGCGACGCATGTGGTGCTGGCTGCAGTACCAGGCGCCCTGGTTCATCGGCTCTTCCTGACACCAGACCACGTGCTTGAGGTTGGTGTACGGAGCCAGGACTTCGTTCAGGTCGTCCTCAGGGAACGGGTACAACTGCTCGATACGCACGATGGCGATGTCTTCACGACCTTCGGCACGGCGTTTTTCCAACAGGTCGTAGTAGACCTTGCCGCTACACAGAATCAGGCGCTCGACCTTTTTCGGGTCCAGTGCGTCGATTTCCGGAATAACGGTCTGGAACGAACCTTCGGCCAGATCTTCCAGAGTCGAGATGGCCAGCTTGTGACGCAGCAGCGACTTCGGAGTCAGCACCACCAGCGGCTTGCGCAGAGGACGGATCACCTGACGACGCAGCAAGTGGTAGATCTGCGCCGGCGTGGTCGGCATGCACACCTGAATGTTGTGCTCGGCGCACAGCTGCAGGTAACGCTCCAGGCGCGCCGAGGAGTGCTCGGGGCCCTGACCTTCATAACCGTGAGGCAGCAGCATGGTCAGACCGCAGAGACGGCCCCACTTGTGCTCGCCGCTGGTGATGAACTGGTCGATCACCACTTGCGCACCGTTGGCGAAATCGCCGAACTGGGCCTCCCAGATCACCAGCGCGTTCGGCGTGGTGGTCGAGTAGCCGTATTCGAATGCCAGTACCGCCTCTTCCGACAGGAAGGAGTCGTACAGGTCAAAGCGCGGCTGGCCTTCGAACAGATGCTTGAGCGGCACGTAGGTGCTGGCATCTTTCTGGTTGTGCAGAACGGCGTGGCGGTGCGAGAAGGTGCCGCGGCCGATGTCCTGGCCGGTCATGCGGATCGGGTGACCTTCGAACGCCAGGGTCGCGTACGCCATGGTTTCAGCGTAACCCCAGTTGATCGGCAGGCCGCCGGCTTGCATCTTCTGACGGTCTTCGTAGATCTTCGCGACCTGACGCTGAACCACGAAGCCTTCTGGCAGTTCCAGCAGCTTGGCGGACAGTTCCTGCAGGGTCTTGAGATCGAAGGTGGTGTCGTGACGCGCGGTCCAGGTGTGGCCCAGGTAAGGGCGCCAGTCCACGAACAGCTCTTTGTTCGGTTCCTTGACCAGGCTCTTCACCACATGCAGACCGTTGTCCAGCGCGTTGCGGTACTCATCGACTTTCGCCTGAACACGCTCTGCGTCAAGTACACCGCTCTGGATCAGGCGATCGGCATACAGCTCACGGGTGGTGCGCTGCTTGGTGATCTGCTGATACATCAGTGGCTGGGTGCCGCTTGGCTCGTCGGCCTCGTTGTGGCCACGACGACGGTAGCAGACCAGATCGATCACCACGTCGCGCTTGTACTGCATGCGGTAGTCGATGGCCAGCTGGGTCACGAACAACACGGCTTCCGGATCGTCACCATTCACATGGAGGATCGGCGCCTGGATCATCTTCGCAACGTCGGTGGCGTACTCGGTGGAACGCGAGTCCAGCGGGTTGCTGATGGTGAAACCAACCTGGTTGTTGATCACGATGTGCACAGTGCCGCCAGTACGGAAACCGCGGGTCTGGGACATCTGGAAGGTTTCCATCACCACGCCCTGACCGGCGAATGCCGCGTCACCGTGGATCGAGATCGGCAGAACCTTGTCGCCGGTCTGGTCGTTGCGACGGTCCTGACGGGCGCGCACCGAACCTTCGACCACTGGCGAAACGATTTCCAGGTGGGACGGGTTGAACGCCATGGCCAGGTGAACTTCACCGCCGGTGGTCATCACGTTGGACGAGAAGCCCTGGTGGTATTTAACGTCACCGGAACCCAGCTCGACCTTCTTCTTGCCTTCGAACTCGTCGAACAGCTCGCGCGGGTTCTTGCCGAAGGTGTTGACCAGCACGTTGAGACGGCCACGGTGGGCCATGCCGATCACGACTTCCTTGGTGCCGTAGGAACCGGAACGCTGGATCAACTCGTCGAGCATCGGAATCAGGCTCTCGCCGCCTTCCAGACCGAAACGCTTGGTGCCCGGGTATTTGGTACCCAGGTATTTTTCCAGGCCTTCGCCGGCGGTGACGCGCTCGAGCAGGTGGCTCTTGATGTCGGCGGAATAGGTCGGACGGCCGCGCACGCTTTCCAGACGCTGCTGGAACCACTGGCGCTGCTCGGAATCGGTGATGTGCGTGAATTCAGCGCCGATGGTGCGGCAATATGTCTGCTGCAACGCTTCGTGAATTTCGCGTAGGCTCGCTTCCTCTTTGCCGATGAACAGGTCGCCGGCACGGAAGGTCGTATCAAGATCGGCATTGGTCAAGCCGTAATGATTGATCGACAGGTCTGCAGGTGCAGGACGCTGCCACAGCCCCAGCGGGTCCAGCTGGGCTGCCTGGTGGCCACGCATCCGATAGGCCTGGATCAATCGCAGCACTTCAACTTGCTTCTTCTCGTGCTCACTGCTCACGCTGCCGGCGGATACCGGTTGGGCGCGGCGCTGGTTCTTTGCCAGCAAGACGAAATGATCGCGGATTGTCGAGTGCGAAACATCGATGGCAGTGCTGCCGTCGGTAGGCAACTTCTGAAAGTAAGTGCGCCACTCTTCTGGCACAGCGTTAGGGTCGTGCAGGTAGAGCTCGTAGAGCTCTTCCACATAGGCAGCGTTACTACCGGATAGGTAGGCGCTGTTCCACATGCGCTGCATCACGCTTTCTTGCATGCTTGGTCACCCTCGGTTAGGGGAACACCATCGGCGAAGACACCGAGCAAGCTTGCAGAAGTCCGAATGCAGCGACCAAAACAAGCCACTTAGGATCACGCTGATAGTCCGGGTACCAGCCCGGATGCCCCTGCTTGTCTCATTTCTTCAAAAATAAGAGCAGCCACTTTGTGAGCTGCTGCTCAGGTTAGAGCCATGACGCGGGTTGAAGCCCGCGCCTTGGCTTTTACGGGTACAGCGGTCCTACGGGTACAACAGCTGAATCACACGCCGCTCTGCAGCAGCATGTTACGAATGTGACCGATGGCCTTAGTCGGGTTCAGGCCCTTCGGACAAACGTTGACGCAGTTCATGATTCCCCGGCAGCGGAATACGCTGAACGGGTCATCCAGGGAAGCCAGACGCTCGGCTGTCTTGGTGTCACGGCTATCTGCCAGGAAGCGATAGGCTTGCAGCAGAGCAGCCGGACCCAGGAACTTGTCCGGGTTCCACCAGAAGGACGGGCAGGAGGTCGAGCAGCAAGCGCACAGGATGCACTCGTACAGACCGTCGAGCTTCTCGCGCTCTTCCGGGGACTGCAGACGCTCGATGGCCGGAGCCGGCGTATCGTTCTGCAGGAATGGTTTCACCTTCTCGTATTGCTTGTAGAAGATGCTCATATCGACGACCAGGTCACGGATAACCGGCAGACCTGGCAGAGGACGAATAACCAGCTTGTTCTTCTTGACCACGGCAGACAGTGGCGTGATGCACGCCAGGCCGTTCTTGCCGTTGATGTTCATGCCATCGGAACCGCAAACGCCTTCGCGGCAGGAACGACGGTAGGAGAAACCCTCGTCCTGCTCTTTGATCAGCGCCAGCACGTCCAGCACCATCAGGTCCTTGCCACCGGTATCGACCTGGAAAACCTGGGTTTTCGGAGCCGAGTCGGTATCTGGGTTGTAACGATAAACTTCAACTTGCAACATATCGATCACCCTTTAGTAAGTCCGGACTTTTGGTTCAAAAGTCGGAACAGTCTTCGGCGAGAAGTTGACCGCACGCTTGGCAACGCGCTTCTCACCCGGGAAGTACAGGGTGTGGCACAGCCAGTTTTCGTCGTCACGGTCTTCAAAGTCTTCACGGGCGTGAGCGCCGCGGGACTCTTTACGCACTTCAGCAGCGATGGCGGTGGCTTCAGCCACTTCCAGCAGGTTCTGCAGCTCAAGTGCCTCGATACGTGCAGTGTTGAAAGCTTGAGACTTGTCGTTGATCTTGACGTTGGCGATACGCTCGCGCAGATCGGCCAGCTGGGCGATACCCTTCTGCATGTATTCGCCAGTACGGAATACACCGAAGTAGTTCTGCATGCAGCTCTGCAGTTCGCGACGCAGGGTCGCCACGTCTTCACCGGTGGTGCGCTCGTTGAGCTTGGCCAGACGGTTCAGGGCCACGTCGACGTCGGTGTCGCTGGCGTCGCGGTATTCGATACCGTCGGTCAGCGCTTTTTCCAGGTGCAGACCTGCCGCACGACCGAAAACCACCAAGTCCAGCAGCGAGTTGCCGCCCAGACGGTTGGCACCGTGCACCGATACGCAAGCCACTTCACCCACTGCGAACAGGCCAGGGATGATGGTGTCTTCGCCAGCCGCGTTCTGAGTGATCGCCTGACCATGGATGTTGGTGGCAACGCCGCCCATCATGTAGTGGCAGGTTGGAACCACTGGCACCGGAGCAACCACCGGGTCAACGTGCGCAAAGGTCTTGGACAGTTCGCAGATACCCGGCAGACGGCTGTGCAGCACTTCTTCGCCCAGGTGATCGAGCTTGAGCATCACGTGGTCGCCATTCGGACCACAGCCGTTGCCGGCGATGATTTCCTTGACCATGGAACGCGCCACAACGTCGCGACCAGCCAGGTCCTTGGCGTTCGGAGCATAACGCTCCATGAAACGCTCGCCGTGCTTGTTGATCAGGTAACCACCTTCACCACGGCAACCTTCGGTCACCAGTACACCGGCGCCGGCGATGCCGGTCGGGTGGAACTGCCACATTTCGATGTCTTGCACCGGAACGCCGGCACGCAGCGCCATGCCTACACCGTCACCGGTGTTGATCAGGGCGTTGGTGGTGGAAGCGTAGATACGACCTGCACCGCCGGTAGCCAGAACGGTGGCCTTGGAGCGGATGTAGGTGGTTTCGCCGGTTTCGATGCAGATAGCGATTACGCCGACAAAGGCGCCATCCTGGTTCTTCACCAGATCGACTGCGTACCACTCGTTGAGGAAGGTGGTACCGGCTTTCAGGTTGCCCTGATAAAGGGTATGCAGCAGCGCGTGGCCGGTACGGTCGGAAGCAGCGCAGGTACGAGCCGCCTGGCCGCCCTTGCCGTAGTCCTTGGACTGACCGCCGAAAGGACGCTGGTAGATACGACCGGTTTCGGTACGGGAGAACGGCAGGCCCATGTGGTCCAGTTCGAAGACCGCAGCCGGGCCTTCCTGACACATGTATTCGATAGCGTCCTGGTCACCGATGTAGTCGGAACCCTTGACGGTATCGTACATGTGCCAGCGCCAGTCATCGTTCGGGTCCGCCGAGGCGATCGCGCAAGTGATGCCGCCCTGGGCAGACACTGTGTGCGAACGGGTCGGGAACACCTTGGTGATCACGGCAGTCTTGTGGCCACCCTGGGCCAACTGCAGTGCGGCACGCATGCCGGCGCCGCCGCCGCCAATGATGATGGCGTCGAAAGAAATGGTTGGAATGTTAGCCATGAATCAGATACCCCAGAGAATCTGCACACCCCAGACGAAGTAAGCGAACATCGCGACGCCGCATACTGCCTGGAAAAGGAAACGCACTGCTGTCGCCGACTTGCCCAGCGCCATCGGCGTCAGGTAGTCAGTCGAGATGGTCCACATGCCGACCCAGGCGTGAGCGCCCAGGGCCACCATGGCCAGCAGACTGAAGATACGCATCCAGTTGTTTGCGAACAGGCCATGCCACTGGGTGTAGTCAATGCCCGGATTCGCTACGAGGTATCCGATCAGGAAAATGAAATAAGCCGCGAGAACGACCGCAGACACACGTTGTGCCATCCAGTCATAAAGGCCCGAACGCGACAGGTTCGTAACGCTGGTTACCATATCCAAACTCCCGCCAGAACGATTACCACCACGGATACGGCGATAACGATTTTCGAGCCCAGCTTGCCGCCTTCCAGCGTCTCACCGATGCCCATGTCCATGATCAGATGGCGTACACCGGCCACCAAGTGATACAGCAAGGCGGACAAGAGGCCCCATGCAACGAATTTGGCCAGCGGACTGGTCAAGCACGCCTTCACCTCGGCATAGCCTTCCTCGGACCCCAGGGATTTGCTCAATGCATAAAGCATGATGCCGATGCCCAGGAAGAGGATGATGCCGGAAACACGGTGAAGAAACGACGTAACGCCGGTGATGGGGAGTTTGATGGTCCTTAGGTCTAGGTTTACAGGTCGTTGGCTATTCACGGCTTTTTTTCACACTGAAGAGCCCCTAACAATCAGGGCAAAGTTGTTGGGGAGTGCACTGGTCAGGTCACCACTACCCAGGGAGTGCGACCCCCAATAAAGCGGGCCCAGAAGCCTACGGAGGTCGGTGGCCGAGTATAGACAGTTAGGCTACTAATGACAACGCAAACGCCTTCCCCTAATAGCTGATTGCGTTAGCCATATAAAAGGCGTAAATGGCGCTGAATTTCGCTAAAAAAACCCTCCCAAAGCCTTCTGGGACAAGACTTTAGGCAAATTGACATTCAGATTTATCTCACTATAGTGGTGCGGGCCCTGCGTGGGGGGTCTGTCTGATGATTTCAAGCATAAATAGGAGGCCACATGGCTGACAAAAAAGCGCAGTTGATCATCGAGGGCGCAGCCCCCGTCGAGCTGCCCATTTTAACCGGCACCGTTGGTCCCGATGTAATCGATGTTCGGGGCCTGAC
Protein-coding sequences here:
- the odhB gene encoding 2-oxoglutarate dehydrogenase complex dihydrolipoyllysine-residue succinyltransferase, which produces MAIEIKAPTFPESVADGTVATWHKQPGEAVKRDELIVDIETDKVVLEVLATADGVLGAIVKNEGDTVLSDEVLGSIVEGGAAAAAPAAAAAPAAAAAAPAAADGEDDPIAAPAARKLAEENGINIASVAGTGKGGRVTKEDVVAAVAAKKAAPAAAPAKAPAPAAAAPVFAAGDRVEKRVPMTRLRAKVAERLVEAQSNMAMLTTFNEVDMTEVMALRSKYKDLFEKSHNGVRLGFMSFFVKAATEALKRFPAVNASIDGSDIVYHGYADIGVAVSSDRGLVVPVLRNAELMSLAEIEGGIATFGKKARDGKLSMEEMTGGTFTITNGGTFGSMMSTPIVNPPQAAILGMHNILQRPMAINGQVVIRPMMYLALSYDHRLIDGKEAVTFLVTIKNLLEDPARLLLDI
- a CDS encoding 2-oxoglutarate dehydrogenase E1 component gives rise to the protein MQESVMQRMWNSAYLSGSNAAYVEELYELYLHDPNAVPEEWRTYFQKLPTDGSTAIDVSHSTIRDHFVLLAKNQRRAQPVSAGSVSSEHEKKQVEVLRLIQAYRMRGHQAAQLDPLGLWQRPAPADLSINHYGLTNADLDTTFRAGDLFIGKEEASLREIHEALQQTYCRTIGAEFTHITDSEQRQWFQQRLESVRGRPTYSADIKSHLLERVTAGEGLEKYLGTKYPGTKRFGLEGGESLIPMLDELIQRSGSYGTKEVVIGMAHRGRLNVLVNTFGKNPRELFDEFEGKKKVELGSGDVKYHQGFSSNVMTTGGEVHLAMAFNPSHLEIVSPVVEGSVRARQDRRNDQTGDKVLPISIHGDAAFAGQGVVMETFQMSQTRGFRTGGTVHIVINNQVGFTISNPLDSRSTEYATDVAKMIQAPILHVNGDDPEAVLFVTQLAIDYRMQYKRDVVIDLVCYRRRGHNEADEPSGTQPLMYQQITKQRTTRELYADRLIQSGVLDAERVQAKVDEYRNALDNGLHVVKSLVKEPNKELFVDWRPYLGHTWTARHDTTFDLKTLQELSAKLLELPEGFVVQRQVAKIYEDRQKMQAGGLPINWGYAETMAYATLAFEGHPIRMTGQDIGRGTFSHRHAVLHNQKDASTYVPLKHLFEGQPRFDLYDSFLSEEAVLAFEYGYSTTTPNALVIWEAQFGDFANGAQVVIDQFITSGEHKWGRLCGLTMLLPHGYEGQGPEHSSARLERYLQLCAEHNIQVCMPTTPAQIYHLLRRQVIRPLRKPLVVLTPKSLLRHKLAISTLEDLAEGSFQTVIPEIDALDPKKVERLILCSGKVYYDLLEKRRAEGREDIAIVRIEQLYPFPEDDLNEVLAPYTNLKHVVWCQEEPMNQGAWYCSQHHMRRIVGNHDKSLVLEYAGRDASAAPACGYASMHAEQQEKLLQDAFTV
- a CDS encoding succinate dehydrogenase iron-sulfur subunit; translated protein: MLQVEVYRYNPDTDSAPKTQVFQVDTGGKDLMVLDVLALIKEQDEGFSYRRSCREGVCGSDGMNINGKNGLACITPLSAVVKKNKLVIRPLPGLPVIRDLVVDMSIFYKQYEKVKPFLQNDTPAPAIERLQSPEEREKLDGLYECILCACCSTSCPSFWWNPDKFLGPAALLQAYRFLADSRDTKTAERLASLDDPFSVFRCRGIMNCVNVCPKGLNPTKAIGHIRNMLLQSGV
- the sdhA gene encoding succinate dehydrogenase flavoprotein subunit, with the translated sequence MANIPTISFDAIIIGGGGAGMRAALQLAQGGHKTAVITKVFPTRSHTVSAQGGITCAIASADPNDDWRWHMYDTVKGSDYIGDQDAIEYMCQEGPAAVFELDHMGLPFSRTETGRIYQRPFGGQSKDYGKGGQAARTCAASDRTGHALLHTLYQGNLKAGTTFLNEWYAVDLVKNQDGAFVGVIAICIETGETTYIRSKATVLATGGAGRIYASTTNALINTGDGVGMALRAGVPVQDIEMWQFHPTGIAGAGVLVTEGCRGEGGYLINKHGERFMERYAPNAKDLAGRDVVARSMVKEIIAGNGCGPNGDHVMLKLDHLGEEVLHSRLPGICELSKTFAHVDPVVAPVPVVPTCHYMMGGVATNIHGQAITQNAAGEDTIIPGLFAVGEVACVSVHGANRLGGNSLLDLVVFGRAAGLHLEKALTDGIEYRDASDTDVDVALNRLAKLNERTTGEDVATLRRELQSCMQNYFGVFRTGEYMQKGIAQLADLRERIANVKINDKSQAFNTARIEALELQNLLEVAEATAIAAEVRKESRGAHAREDFEDRDDENWLCHTLYFPGEKRVAKRAVNFSPKTVPTFEPKVRTY
- the sdhD gene encoding succinate dehydrogenase, hydrophobic membrane anchor protein; protein product: MVTSVTNLSRSGLYDWMAQRVSAVVLAAYFIFLIGYLVANPGIDYTQWHGLFANNWMRIFSLLAMVALGAHAWVGMWTISTDYLTPMALGKSATAVRFLFQAVCGVAMFAYFVWGVQILWGI
- the sdhC gene encoding succinate dehydrogenase, cytochrome b556 subunit; translated protein: MNSQRPVNLDLRTIKLPITGVTSFLHRVSGIILFLGIGIMLYALSKSLGSEEGYAEVKACLTSPLAKFVAWGLLSALLYHLVAGVRHLIMDMGIGETLEGGKLGSKIVIAVSVVVIVLAGVWIW